A region of Athene noctua chromosome 12, bAthNoc1.hap1.1, whole genome shotgun sequence DNA encodes the following proteins:
- the LOC141964995 gene encoding leukotriene C4 synthase-like — protein sequence MLDQIHLLAAVTVLGVLEQAYFFLQVIYARRTFGVSPPKTSGPPAFERIFRAQVNSSEYFPIFLALLWQAGLFFHQGLAAALGLLYLYVRYCYFMGYRTSSSERLAPIYFSAGVLWILTAASALGILHFFLSHYFRLNVLQLLTA from the exons ATGTTGGATCAGATTCATCTGCTGGCTGCCGTGACAGTCCTGGGAGTCCTGGAGCAAG CCTACTTCTTCCTTCAGGTGATCTATGCTAGGAGAACATTTGGCGTTTCTCCTCCAAAAACTTCTGGCCCACCTGCATTTGAGAGGATCTTTCGAGCACA GGTGAACTCCTCTGagtattttcccattttcctgGCACTTCTGTGGCAGGCTGGACTCTTCTTCCATCAAG GTCTGGCTGCAGCCTTGGGTCTGCTCTATCTCTACGTCCGCTACTGCTACTTTATGGGATACAGGACATCGTCCTCAGAAAG GCTTGCCCCGATATACTTCAGTGCTGGAGTTCTCTGGATTCTCACTGCAGCTTCAGCCCTGGGCATCCtgcatttcttcctctctcaCTACTTCAGGCTGAACGTCCTCCAGCTTCTCACAGCGTGA